tcatagcttcaatgtttttaaacatacacgcaagtaaatcataattttaacgttttcaagagtatttagtttttgaaatagctgcaagggtatatgaacttcggcacgccgaaatttgcttcctttcttgttttaattatatttaaataacaaaatatttaatgaataaaGGTTAATGAATGAAGGTTAATCATCTGCATTACGTTTGTAGTTTACAGAacctattttatattttgttttatttggttaCGTCTGGGGCATTAATATTTACtaataatgtttaatataaCCCTAACTGAAGCTCAAAGTCGCACTAAAAGTGGCAACCGCGGAAGGTGGGTTACATAACAGTCAACAGTGAGAACGGTTTTCGTGCCGCACTTGAGAGTAAAAAAGTGGCCGAGCGAGTGGCAGAGACCTTGAGTTGGAACTGCTGCGGATGCATCTATGCATCCAAggcagaaacaaaataaacaatcaaACTCTTGCAGGTGTGGTGCCCAAATTCGGTGTGTTTGTCTTTTTGTGTCGGTGGCTCGGGGCTTTTAAGTTACTTTCGGGTGGGGGATCGGACACTGGGAGTACGTTACCTGAAGCAACGCCGGCCATATTGCTCATGCTCCCGGCGGTGGCCAGGCCGCCCATCATCGCCCCAGCCGCGTTGCTCATGTGTTGCGCCAGCTGCTGATGCTGCGCCTGCGGCTGCGGCCAGATCTGCAGCAGATACTTAAGTACCGCGATCGGCTGGGCGTGATCGATGTCAGCGCCCGGCTGCGCATTCGCCGAATGCAGCATCAGCGGTGGGCCCATCACCGTGGCCAGCGCCTGGGCGGACATTTTGTTCCGCTCCGAGTTGGAAACGACCAGCGACAGATGGTCGAGCAGGAATACCAGCGTGGCCTGTAGAATTGTGTGGTATGGGTCACGATTTTCTTACCAGCATCAGCTATTCTTACCCGGTTCGCTCGCGGCAGGCAGTCGAGTATGCTAAGCATGAGTTTCGCGTTGCCCTCCGGGTCATCTGGCAGGCAAACAGCTGGAAATACAATTCAATATAATAAAGTTCTAGCTACAAATTCAGTAACATCTTCAAAGCAATTCTCACCCAAGGCATCAACCGTCATCTGGAAGAGACAGCGTGTGAACAGCGGCTCGGGCAGCTCCCTGAGGTAATCCTTGAGCACGCCGGTGATGACGTTAATGTCAGGAACATGTTCCGGGCTCAATTCCACGGCACGGCTGTTGCGCTCAAAGGCCTCGCGCAACAGTCGCTTCTTCGTGGCGGAGCCGCACAGGCGGTACAGCCCGATTATATCGAGCCCCCGGCGCTCCACCTCCTCCACGCAGCGCCTCAAAACGATGGGAACCGGTGCACATCCGGGAGCGTTCTTGGACTCCCTGTTGACCACGGTTTCCAAGTCGGCGCCGAAAAGCGTGGGATAGCCAGCCCGCAAGCTGGGCAGACCCCTCCTCTTGTAGAGCGCCAGGGGATCAGTGTGCCGCATGCGAATGTATATGGTGCCCCTGGGCTCAACCTTCAGAGCCAACTGGTGAAGCGGAGACTGCCGGAGGATTGACGACAACGAAATGGCTCCTCGATAGCACAACTTGTGCCGGTGCTGCGGATCCCAGGAGTAGACCAGTACATCCAACTGCTTGTTGCCCACCAAGTCCAGCTCGAACGACTCGTCCCAGTCGAACTGCAAGTCCCCAGATCGCACCACTGTCCGGGCTTTGTGCACTCGATCGCACTCGATGACGCAATAAAGATCTCTGGTTTGGGATGGAGGCGCCGCTCCTCCCGCTCCCTCAGGAGCCGTCCTTAGGCCGCGACCTGCGAGCAAGTGAATCCACAACATTCCGGAGATCCCTCCAATGTCCACAATGGGCTTGTCAAGCTTGTACTTGGCGAACTCCGCCGGATTGATGTCAATCTGGCGGTGAGGGCGTGGCAACGTAGCACTTGGCGTCGGTGCCGGACTCTGGTGACCTCCTGTGCTCAGAATGCTTCCGCTGGGACTGGCAGGACCGGCGGATAATTCCAACAGCTGCCGCATGCGTCGTATGCTGGGCGATCGAATGGATCCCGCTCCGCCAATGTGCTGCGAGGACATGGAACGCACTGGCAATGCAGAGATGGGCCGTGTAAGGCCCATGTTCCGATCGAGAGTGCCGGTGCCCAGAATGTGGGTTCTGCTGGAGTAAATGCTCTCCGTCTGGGGGAAAAAATTCGAATGACATCGTTCTAttaaatctataaaatatacttaCATTTCTTAGCGCGTCATGGATGTTCTCGGCACTGCAAGAGAATCGCTGGGCCCGCGGCTGGGCAAACATATCCCGCGTCATGCGCATCTGTTCCGCGATCGCAGAGCTGCTGGGTGCCCTTCTCAGCCAGGCGCGGTACTCGTCTGCCGTGAATATCGACGGGCTGGCGGTAATTCGCTGCCGCAGGTCCCTGCCTCTTCGCACATCAAACTCGGGTGCCGAGGTGTTTCCATCGTTTTCGTCTGCCAAGCGATCTCCCATCCTGGAACGAATGCCCTGCAGCCTCACTCCGGGTCGCTCCCTGGGCAACGAATTAAACTTATTGAGATCCGCGGCTCCGGTCAGCAGggcagctgctgcagcggcACCCACTCCGCCTCCTGCTCCCCCCGCTCCCCTTGACATGCTGCCAATGGCCGGTCTGTTGTAGTAGTAGTAACTGGGCCGGGGTCCAATCGTGGCCTCCGTGTCGCTGGAATAGTCTAAATTCGGTCGCGAGCGACGGGTCAGCGATTGAGCCCCGCCAGCGGGGGGTCCGTACTTAGATACCCCTGCTCTCTGCTGGTCGTAGCGACCATATCGGCCGAGAGTGCCACCCACTCCCACTGCCATTGGAGCTCCCCCAGCTGTGCTTGGCTTTAAACTCGATCGCAAAAGGGTGTGCCGTCCCAGAGAGTTGGAATAGTCGGCATATTCAACGCGCGGTAAGTGCTGATCCGAACCAGATCGCGGGAATCTGGCGTGTTGTTGAGCGAGGCTTACGTTTCCAGTGCCCGTGGACATTCTTCTTGATGGACCCACAGGCAGACCACCTGGCTGTCCGGGATAGAAGGCATGCACCTTCTCCGCCAGACTCTCCAGCGTGCCGGCGTTCTGATAGTAAGCATGCGAGGGCGCAAAGGTGTGACCCTTTGTGGGCTGCTCCGTTATCACCGAAGACGGGGGCGGTGGTGGCTTATAGCCCCAGTTCGGGGGTTCACCAAtaactcctcctcctccgccacgAGTATTGTAGTACATATCCAGTTGCTCCGACTGCGGACTGTAGTTGTTGAGGCCCAGACCCAAGCGAGATCGTGATTCCGTCATTTCGCGGCCATCTCCTGGAAAAATAGAAGAAATGCACACGATTAGCCTGGCGAACACGGCGCCCATTTCAAACTACCTGTACGTCTTTCACGTGATGAGCGCGGCCTCGGCATCCGGTCCGTTTCGTCCAGATCCTCGTCCCGCAGATCCCGCTTGATCACCACAACCGGTGGCGGTTTTTGCTCCGGCCGGGAGAGCGTCGGCGGTCCGGGGGATCCCGTGCCCCGGTTGCCACGTCGCTGACGTATCGCCAGCACGAGACGGCGTGGAATTGACATAATGATGACCACATCATCCAGGGACATGTGGGTCACGTCCACCAGATTCACTGCCAGGATTTCATCGCCCACCTGAAAGTAAAGAGAGCAAATGATGGAAGAGGCATAGTAAAGATTTATCAAATGAAAACTCACCCTTAAGCAGCCACTGTTGTACACCGCCGACTCCAGCGCAATTCGCGAGATGAACACGCCGTCGGTGCGATCCGCCCCGTTGCCCTCGCGGATGTACAGGCCCAGCGTCTGGCCCGGTCGCTTGACAATTTCAACCAGCTGCACTGTGTGCCGCCCGTCCGCCTTGCTCATCAGCTTGTGGGCGGCATCCACCGCCTGCTTGCTGCCCATGCTGCGCGGCTCCAGGACGCGCACGATCATCTCCCCACGGCGCTCCACCGCCTCCAGGGCTGCCGCCGTGTTGGGGTCGTGGTCATTTTCGACGGCCTCTATCTGGCGGAAGATCTCCGAGCTGATGCCGCTGACCTTGCGGAAGTCGCCCTGCAGCATCACCGGGTCCTTGACCCCCGCGGCGTTCGACATACTGCCGCTCTGGCCGCGATGGTTGCcgtgatgctgctgctggttgccatgatgctgctgctggttggCATGGTGCTGCTGGTTGCTCAGCGAGGAAAGCTGGCTGGCGGGCAGCGGGCCGGGCGGAGCGCGTCCCGGGCTGGCAGTGACATCAGGAACTGATCTTCCATTCTCCTGCAACGAAATTGGGAAATTGGTTTTGGTTAGTTTTATATTCATCCACGCTGAGATGGGCTGGGCTGGGCTTAAATGCAAATCTCGATTGCCTTGCGCTGctgcataaattaaactaattgtGTTGCCTCAGCTGCTGAAGTTCCGGCTGCTCCTGTCTCTGCTCTTGAGGCACGTTAAAAGATTTagctttgcataaattaagataattttccgcagttcAGTCTTTTAAGCACTTCCTGGAGATATCACAATATGTCAAGGAAGACTGTTGGAAGACAAGCATTATGcaactttttataaaataaataaataattattattatataatttttaaagaagtcCAATTAAGTCTTTCAAATCATATTTGTTGCTTGCTTACCCTAAAGATTAATTTTCTACAGTTTAACACTATTTCTAGTGacctattttaattttttggcaaatAGCAGTGTTCTTCCATGTTATTCCGGTTGCCCCGGCAAGAAGGCAATAATTATTTCGTCATTCGTTTAGCCAAGAGTTCCCTCCAACTGTAATTTCTGTCAGTGCCACATCACTAAACCGCAGCGTCATGCAAAGAGTTTCTGGACTCTAGGCCATTGGCGGGTCGACTGTAATCAGCACGTGACACGTTCGCCGATGATGTCACACGGTCAGAAGTTGATGAGGGAGAGCGCCCTCCCTTCCCTTCCGCTTTCCCACCGGAAAAAAAGGGTCACAGCAACAATGTGCAACTTTGATTTTTctggggtgtgtgtgtgtgtgtgggacgCCCatgaaattggttttaaatgaAGTTGCGAGGCGCAAGCTAAGCGAAGTTTTTAATGGATAAATGCTGGACAAAGCGTGTTCAGGCGAGCACACAAATTGCGGTTAGCAGCATAGTTGCTGCACAGCGCCATCATCCCCTAAAGTGGCTTTTTGCTCGGGTCTGCGTTGGccaaaaaaatagaagaaataAGAAATCTTTGAAATTGCAAAACTTTGACATGTGTCGGTGACTGTCTGCCCCCCAGTTCCCCAATTTCCAAGCTCTTcattgttgttgatgttgtgtAACTTTGTCAAacttgcagcagcaacaagagcAGATGTCGTTAGGGCGGTTTTTGGTCTTCGCGCCTGCTAAGTCCATTTGCAGAAAcattgttatacccttgcagagctTATTATAATGCAAGTGAAATGTTTGCAACGGAGTGAAGGATTCAATTCCGACCCTATTAACCAAATGTATTCTTTATCAGCATCACTCaacaatgtttatttatttaatataatttataagaacAATTTTACTTATCATTCATACTGCCCGAAGACATTATTTCGCTAAAGTAATATGAAGTTTAACTTCACAATTCTCTTTTcgccaaaaacttttttaaattttgttccaAGCATGTGTGAAACTTAAATCGTATggcattaaattattaaagtgtGTTTACTGTAATGGTCTTTCGTCGTTTGTTTGCAGCAAAGCAACTGCAAATGCATAACAAAATGAATAATTCAAACGAAATACCGAGGCATCATTAACACACACACCGCAAGTGTATGTGCCATGTCCATTTGGGGTGTTCTTCCTTGCTGAGAACACCCACTTGCATGCGTGTGTGTGGAAAATTTGAGCGTGGTCGTGGCCAAACAACTGTATTCAATAAAAGAACTTGCGAGGCGCTTCAAAGGACTAGAAAGCGGCACATTGTTGATgactttattttgttgttgctgtttgctAACTAGAATAACCAgactgcagcaacaacaataaatataagagGTGTGCATCGCGTGCAGGTCTGATTGAGCCAGAGAAGCATGGCGAAATTGAGCGGGCTCTAAATGAGCACATTAAGAGGCAAAGCAACATCAAACAACCTGCGTCCGAGGCTGTCAGCGGGAATTTATGCAACCACATTTGGACAGTCAGCGTCCTGCCCTCGTCGGTTTCCCTCCATGAGCacttaaacatattaaaacaATGTTAATCTCCTAGGATTTTCGGTGTTTAGGGAAAACTTTTAGGAAAAGGATTTGAGCTTTACCCATGAAATACATTCCTTAGATTGGAATTCTAGATCATTGAACAAttctattattttcaaaaaaaatttcagtttATATAGCTACGCTGAAAACAACAAGATCTTCAAGGCATTTCAAGCATATATGTGTACACTAAACTAGACTTCCTGCctcgttttcttttcttttcgttcAAATTTCATCTGCATAGCTGGATGTGTTTTCCAGTCACTTTGCGGTCATCAGTTACTTACATCAAGTCGCGAACTTAATTAGTAAGTGCCATAGTTTATTAACCAGGAAATCCAATAAGAGGGGGAGGAAAGTAGGAAATTGCCTGCCAAAGCGGAGGAGTGTTGCTGgggcaaatgcaaattgccaGGGCGGGTTTACATAAAGCGTCTTTAGTCAACGTCTTGCGCACATGTGACTCACAGAAGACCGAGGCTGAACCCTCACTTGGGGCTGACTGTTTAAACTCATTTCAGCTTCAttatgttgttgctgtcgctgACTAAGCAGCCAGCCTACACCAACTACCCATTTGAGGCAACACCACCCACTCTTTATACTAGCCGAGCCGCTGGGTGACGACAACTAATTGTAAATTCTCAAGACACATATTGGCAACTGACTTTTGcaatcttttttaattatggaTGATTCTTCTGACATGAAGTTTCTGCTGGCAGGACCTATGACTGAGCGACAAAGGGAGAAGCAACAAGatggagagagagagagagagcagaACCCATTAGAGGAAATTGCGTGACAAcacaaatcaataaaatcattttagtGCCTctacaagcaaataaaaaataaacacccGAAAACGGAAATTGactaaaattgtaattatgtCAGCTCAGACGCCATTAACTGCCAGAAACCAACAGTAGCAAAAGCTTTCATGGCTAGTAGTTTTGCTatactaaactaaaaaaaaattaaattgttaaaagtaGAACAAATATTTCAAGGGGTAAacggaaaaaatatatactttatattttttggaatttatttgaattcttTGGTAGCAACAAATCAATATGATTAGGCCAAATTATAAACAATgtattgcttaatttaaaaGAGACTAAATTCTAGTTGGTCCAAAGTATTTTGAAGTTGTTAGCGATATGTAAAATTCAGTTAAAGTAAGGACAGAaaaattggtattttttttcactgtaCCCAGTGTAATCATTTCAGAAGGTCCTGCTTCGCCAAAAGCGGTGGAGCAGTGCGTCAATTCCCTGGTCAGGTTAATAATTGACTAGCCATAATTGTAATGACTGAGCCTTAGTTCGTTTTCAGGCCAAAactgtttctgttttctggGGGTTTAACTTTTTCTTTAGCAGTGCTTGTGTCTGTCAGCTGTCCACCATTTCTCCTCAAATGATTGATTGTCCAACGCATTGATTGATTGGCAGAGCGTGTGATTAGCATGATGTCCATGCTTGGTCTAATTCTTTGCCTTTATCTAATTCACTAGGAGGCTGCTTAGAttgcttaaacaaaaatatgaataattgCATTGGCTTTGCTGTTCTTTCGATTGATAAAATTGATTCTGTTTTGCCAACAGCAACTAATTTATAATCCTTTACGACAAAGCCTTGTCTAATGGCACTTAAACTGATCGAATTTCTAAGCCTGCG
This genomic window from Drosophila gunungcola strain Sukarami chromosome 3R, Dgunungcola_SK_2, whole genome shotgun sequence contains:
- the LOC128251993 gene encoding rho GTPase-activating protein 100F isoform X7; protein product: MQWKKKFTRLKAATGNSRVRRMLCCGRRKENGRSVPDVTASPGRAPPGPLPASQLSSLSNQQHHANQQQHHGNQQQHHGNHRGQSGSMSNAAGVKDPVMLQGDFRKVSGISSEIFRQIEAVENDHDPNTAAALEAVERRGEMIVRVLEPRSMGSKQAVDAAHKLMSKADGRHTVQLVEIVKRPGQTLGLYIREGNGADRTDGVFISRIALESAVYNSGCLRVGDEILAVNLVDVTHMSLDDVVIIMSIPRRLVLAIRQRRGNRGTGSPGPPTLSRPEQKPPPVVVIKRDLRDEDLDETDRMPRPRSSRERRTGRDGREMTESRSRLGLGLNNYSPQSEQLDMYYNTRGGGGGVIGEPPNWGYKPPPPPSSVITEQPTKGHTFAPSHAYYQNAGTLESLAEKVHAFYPGQPGGLPVGPSRRMSTGTGNVSLAQQHARFPRSGSDQHLPRVEYADYSNSLGRHTLLRSSLKPSTAGGAPMAVGVGGTLGRYGRYDQQRAGVSKYGPPAGGAQSLTRRSRPNLDYSSDTEATIGPRPSYYYYNRPAIGSMSRGAGGAGGGVGAAAAAALLTGAADLNKFNSLPRERPGVRLQGIRSRMGDRLADENDGNTSAPEFDVRRGRDLRQRITASPSIFTADEYRAWLRRAPSSSAIAEQMRMTRDMFAQPRAQRFSCSAENIHDALRNTESIYSSRTHILGTGTLDRNMGLTRPISALPVRSMSSQHIGGAGSIRSPSIRRMRQLLELSAGPASPSGSILSTGGHQSPAPTPSATLPRPHRQIDINPAEFAKYKLDKPIVDIGGISGMLWIHLLAGRGLRTAPEGAGGAAPPSQTRDLYCVIECDRVHKARTVVRSGDLQFDWDESFELDLVGNKQLDVLVYSWDPQHRHKLCYRGAISLSSILRQSPLHQLALKVEPRGTIYIRMRHTDPLALYKRRGLPSLRAGYPTLFGADLETVVNRESKNAPGCAPVPIVLRRCVEEVERRGLDIIGLYRLCGSATKKRLLREAFERNSRAVELSPEHVPDINVITGVLKDYLRELPEPLFTRCLFQMTVDALAVCLPDDPEGNAKLMLSILDCLPRANRATLVFLLDHLSLVVSNSERNKMSAQALATVMGPPLMLHSANAQPGADIDHAQPIAVLKYLLQIWPQPQAQHQQLAQHMSNAAGAMMGGLATAGSMSNMAGVASGRRGESTGQRGSKVSALPADRQQLLLQQQAQLMAAGNLLRSSTSPYQLGGSVDSAIPDQSPLPLPGTPSPGSSSASTGSGSGSGSGKSTDTIKRGASPVSVKQVKIVDQPSSPYSIVMKKPPLQKDAPVEITTPTTQTEAASSLGSSHRDKESNGTAARRGNVDFYEPHKALSKSLVSEEPSYGSKYASLDAKKSGFGNSSYMPSKANTSGLCAGEDYKAMRNKSSATSSSSSSQATVLSAGSTATSAPTTSSDDSDDLVSYKSSASTNALLAQSQAMTTSQLMSKYLKREPRVQFTPIKSPDSPSPPGGGDGLPKGTYQLVTPSSVSSTKPGVTTGAISKYTTSSADSNTNTSSQKLSSPSRLSSGKECKTGAASSSLVSSGRRLFDSLASSSSSETETKTYIGGTTSAGGATTTTTYTNDTRNSGSSSSKLSMGMGGVSGLGSGAGSLGAGSEHRSYGSALFGSSGLGNGNGIHNHSAASPSPFTTTNGNGNHNAMHLYGTLPKNGTTSTGAALFGGSASSSSYHSSGSGSGSGSGAGTASSSGVSSMTGSTNSYDFYTSTSSSGRPFANGGNNYHTLGTYRAQYAATNPFLDAFDEKPGSNGGGSGSSNSTSHGEEKLGADKGHHRAAVMAAFQSSGDSKNGSDEYDDIK
- the LOC128251993 gene encoding rho GTPase-activating protein 100F isoform X9; protein product: MQWKKKFTRLKAATGNSRVRRMLCCGRRKENGRSVPDVTASPGRAPPGPLPASQLSSLSNQQHHANQQQHHGNQQQHHGNHRGQSGSMSNAAGVKDPVMLQGDFRKVSGISSEIFRQIEAVENDHDPNTAAALEAVERRGEMIVRVLEPRSMGSKQAVDAAHKLMSKADGRHTVQLVEIVKRPGQTLGLYIREGNGADRTDGVFISRIALESAVYNSGCLRVGDEILAVNLVDVTHMSLDDVVIIMSIPRRLVLAIRQRRGNRGTGSPGPPTLSRPEQKPPPVVVIKRDLRDEDLDETDRMPRPRSSRERRTGRDGREMTESRSRLGLGLNNYSPQSEQLDMYYNTRGGGGGVIGEPPNWGYKPPPPPSSVITEQPTKGHTFAPSHAYYQNAGTLESLAEKVHAFYPGQPGGLPVGPSRRMSTGTGNVSLAQQHARFPRSGSDQHLPRVEYADYSNSLGRHTLLRSSLKPSTAGGAPMAVGVGGTLGRYGRYDQQRAGVSKYGPPAGGAQSLTRRSRPNLDYSSDTEATIGPRPSYYYYNRPAIGSMSRGAGGAGGGVGAAAAAALLTGAADLNKFNSLPRERPGVRLQGIRSRMGDRLADENDGNTSAPEFDVRRGRDLRQRITASPSIFTADEYRAWLRRAPSSSAIAEQMRMTRDMFAQPRAQRFSCSAENIHDALRNTESIYSSRTHILGTGTLDRNMGLTRPISALPVRSMSSQHIGGAGSIRSPSIRRMRQLLELSAGPASPSGSILSTGGHQSPAPTPSATLPRPHRQIDINPAEFAKYKLDKPIVDIGGISGMLWIHLLAGRGLRTAPEGAGGAAPPSQTRDLYCVIECDRVHKARTVVRSGDLQFDWDESFELDLVGNKQLDVLVYSWDPQHRHKLCYRGAISLSSILRQSPLHQLALKVEPRGTIYIRMRHTDPLALYKRRGLPSLRAGYPTLFGADLETVVNRESKNAPGCAPVPIVLRRCVEEVERRGLDIIGLYRLCGSATKKRLLREAFERNSRAVELSPEHVPDINVITGVLKDYLRELPEPLFTRCLFQMTVDALAVCLPDDPEGNAKLMLSILDCLPRANRATLVFLLDHLSLVVSNSERNKMSAQALATVMGPPLMLHSANAQPGADIDHAQPIAVLKYLLQIWPQPQAQHQQLAQHMSNAAGAMMGGLATAGSMSNMAGVASDRSARRVNRAAWKQSQCVASGQTATSSAAAGAAHGGGQSSALVHFGNQHTLPRPSSALSHSQQSSVSISSGSVSSIASSLATSGATALSIGGLSGLSNSRPIATATSRHTLPRQ
- the LOC128251993 gene encoding rho GTPase-activating protein 100F isoform X11, translated to MQWKKKFTRLKAATGNSRVRRMLCCGRRKENGRSVPDVTASPGRAPPGPLPASQLSSLSNQQHHANQQQHHGNQQQHHGNHRGQSGSMSNAAGVKDPVMLQGDFRKVSGISSEIFRQIEAVENDHDPNTAAALEAVERRGEMIVRVLEPRSMGSKQAVDAAHKLMSKADGRHTVQLVEIVKRPGQTLGLYIREGNGADRTDGVFISRIALESAVYNSGCLRVGDEILAVNLVDVTHMSLDDVVIIMSIPRRLVLAIRQRRGNRGTGSPGPPTLSRPEQKPPPVVVIKRDLRDEDLDETDRMPRPRSSRERRTGRDGREMTESRSRLGLGLNNYSPQSEQLDMYYNTRGGGGGVIGEPPNWGYKPPPPPSSVITEQPTKGHTFAPSHAYYQNAGTLESLAEKVHAFYPGQPGGLPVGPSRRMSTGTGNVSLAQQHARFPRSGSDQHLPRVEYADYSNSLGRHTLLRSSLKPSTAGGAPMAVGVGGTLGRYGRYDQQRAGVSKYGPPAGGAQSLTRRSRPNLDYSSDTEATIGPRPSYYYYNRPAIGSMSRGAGGAGGGVGAAAAAALLTGAADLNKFNSLPRERPGVRLQGIRSRMGDRLADENDGNTSAPEFDVRRGRDLRQRITASPSIFTADEYRAWLRRAPSSSAIAEQMRMTRDMFAQPRAQRFSCSAENIHDALRNTESIYSSRTHILGTGTLDRNMGLTRPISALPVRSMSSQHIGGAGSIRSPSIRRMRQLLELSAGPASPSGSILSTGGHQSPAPTPSATLPRPHRQIDINPAEFAKYKLDKPIVDIGGISGMLWIHLLAGRGLRTAPEGAGGAAPPSQTRDLYCVIECDRVHKARTVVRSGDLQFDWDESFELDLVGNKQLDVLVYSWDPQHRHKLCYRGAISLSSILRQSPLHQLALKVEPRGTIYIRMRHTDPLALYKRRGLPSLRAGYPTLFGADLETVVNRESKNAPGCAPVPIVLRRCVEEVERRGLDIIGLYRLCGSATKKRLLREAFERNSRAVELSPEHVPDINVITGVLKDYLRELPEPLFTRCLFQMTVDALAVCLPDDPEGNAKLMLSILDCLPRANRATLVFLLDHLSLVVSNSERNKMSAQALATVMGPPLMLHSANAQPGADIDHAQPIAVLKYLLQIWPQPQAQHQQLAQHMSNAAGAMMGGLATAGSMSNMAGVASDRSARRVNRAAWKQSQCVASGQTATSSAAAGAAHGGGQSSALVHFALSIGGLSGLSNSRPIATATSRHTLPRQ
- the LOC128251993 gene encoding rho GTPase-activating protein 100F isoform X1, with translation MQWKKKFTRLKAATGNSRVRRMLCCGRRKENGRSVPDVTASPGRAPPGPLPASQLSSLSNQQHHANQQQHHGNQQQHHGNHRGQSGSMSNAAGVKDPVMLQGDFRKVSGISSEIFRQIEAVENDHDPNTAAALEAVERRGEMIVRVLEPRSMGSKQAVDAAHKLMSKADGRHTVQLVEIVKRPGQTLGLYIREGNGADRTDGVFISRIALESAVYNSGCLRVGDEILAVNLVDVTHMSLDDVVIIMSIPRRLVLAIRQRRGNRGTGSPGPPTLSRPEQKPPPVVVIKRDLRDEDLDETDRMPRPRSSRERRTGRDGREMTESRSRLGLGLNNYSPQSEQLDMYYNTRGGGGGVIGEPPNWGYKPPPPPSSVITEQPTKGHTFAPSHAYYQNAGTLESLAEKVHAFYPGQPGGLPVGPSRRMSTGTGNVSLAQQHARFPRSGSDQHLPRVEYADYSNSLGRHTLLRSSLKPSTAGGAPMAVGVGGTLGRYGRYDQQRAGVSKYGPPAGGAQSLTRRSRPNLDYSSDTEATIGPRPSYYYYNRPAIGSMSRGAGGAGGGVGAAAAAALLTGAADLNKFNSLPRERPGVRLQGIRSRMGDRLADENDGNTSAPEFDVRRGRDLRQRITASPSIFTADEYRAWLRRAPSSSAIAEQMRMTRDMFAQPRAQRFSCSAENIHDALRNTESIYSSRTHILGTGTLDRNMGLTRPISALPVRSMSSQHIGGAGSIRSPSIRRMRQLLELSAGPASPSGSILSTGGHQSPAPTPSATLPRPHRQIDINPAEFAKYKLDKPIVDIGGISGMLWIHLLAGRGLRTAPEGAGGAAPPSQTRDLYCVIECDRVHKARTVVRSGDLQFDWDESFELDLVGNKQLDVLVYSWDPQHRHKLCYRGAISLSSILRQSPLHQLALKVEPRGTIYIRMRHTDPLALYKRRGLPSLRAGYPTLFGADLETVVNRESKNAPGCAPVPIVLRRCVEEVERRGLDIIGLYRLCGSATKKRLLREAFERNSRAVELSPEHVPDINVITGVLKDYLRELPEPLFTRCLFQMTVDALAVCLPDDPEGNAKLMLSILDCLPRANRATLVFLLDHLSLVVSNSERNKMSAQALATVMGPPLMLHSANAQPGADIDHAQPIAVLKYLLQIWPQPQAQHQQLAQHMSNAAGAMMGGLATAGSMSNMAGVASGRRGESTGQRGSKVSALPADRQQLLLQQQAQLMAAGNLLRSSTSVTNILSQGHPQLSATANSHLYQSVVGQLAQSHRALQQAVQQPYQLGGSVDSAIPDQSPLPLPGTPSPGSSSASTGSGSGSGSGKSTDTIKRGASPVSVKQVKIVDQPSSPYSIVMKKPPLQKDAPVEITTPTTQTEAASSLGSSHRDKESNGTAARRGNVDFYEPHKALSKSLVSEEPSYGSKYASLDAKKSGFGNSSYMPSKANTSGLCAGEDYKAMRNKSSATSSSSSSQATVLSAGSTATSAPTTSSDDSDDLVSYKSSASTNALLAQSQAMTTSQLMSKYLKREPRVQFTPIKSPDSPSPPGGGDGLPKGTYQLVTPSSVSSTKPGVTTGAISKYTTSSADSNTNTSSQKLSSPSRLSSGKECKTGAASSSLVSSGRRLFDSLASSSSSETETKTYIGGTTSAGGATTTTTYTNDTRNSGSSSSKLSMGMGGVSGLGSGAGSLGAGSEHRSYGSALFGSSGLGNGNGIHNHSAASPSPFTTTNGNGNHNAMHLYGTLPKNGTTSTGAALFGGSASSSSYHSSGSGSGSGSGAGTASSSGVSSMTGSTNSYDFYTSTSSSGRPFANGGNNYHTLGTYRAQYAATNPFLDAFDEKPGSNGGGSGSSNSTSHGEEKLGADKGHHRAAVMAAFQSSGDSKNGSDEYDDIK